GGCGCGCACCAGGAAGCCATCTCCGCCGAACGGCTCGATCTCGTAGCCGTACGATACGAGCGCTTCGAGCTCCTCTTCCATGGTCACCCGCTCTGCCGGAGTGAGCTCGAGCGAGACCGGTGCGAGAAGAAGCTGCTGGCCCCTATCGGGGCCCCGGTCGACGAGCTCCTCGTAGAGGATCCGCTCGTGCGCCGCGTGCTGGTCGATGAGCCAAACGTCGTCGCCATCGGCGGCGAGGATGTAGCTCGAACGAAACTGAGCCGCGGGCGAGGGCGGCAGGCGGGCGAGCTCGGCGAACGCCGGCATGTCTTCCGAGACCGACACGCTCGAGAAGAGCGCTTCGGCCATCTGAAGACCGTTTGCCGACGGTGCCCGTTGTTCAGCGCCTTCCGATCCGTGGAATGGGCTCGCGATCGCCGCTTCCGGAGCCCGTCTCTGCGTCCCCAAGGCATTGCTCAGCGTCGCGCAGACCGCCGCATGGACGAACCGCTGATCCACGAAGCGCACCTCGGCTTTGCCTGGATGGACGTTCACGTCGACCTGGTCCGGGGGAAGCTCGATGAAGAGATAGACCGAAGGCGCACCGGCCCTCGAGGACACGCGACGGTAGGCTTCGGTCACGGCGTGGTGAAGGATGCGGTCCTTGACCGGCCTCCCGTTCACGAAGAAGTGGAGCCGGCTGCTCGATCCTCGGGACTCGGCGGGAGGCGCAAGCCACGCAGAGAGGGAGAGCGAGCCCACCTGCTCATCGACGACCACCGCGCTCTCCACCCAGCTGCCCTCGATCTGGTAGAGCCGCTCGCGGCGGGAGGCGACCGACGGCACGTCGATGACGGTACGCTTGCCGTGATCCAGTCGAAACTGGACGTCGGGATAGGAAGCCGCGAGAGAGTGCACCTGCGCGGCGATATGCGAAGACTCGGTGGCGTCGGAGCGAAGGAACTTGCGGCGGGCAGGAACGTTCGCGAAGAGACCGGCGACATCGACGATCGTTCCCGGTGGAAGGCCCATTTCCACCTCGCGCACCAGCCGCCCATCCTCGACGACGAGCTCGGTCCCCGATTCCGCGTCGGCTTCCCGGGTTCTCAGGGTGAACGACGAGACCGAGGCAATCGCCGGAAGCGCTTCGCCGCGGAAGCCGAGCGAAGCAATGTTGGAAAGATCCTCGGAAGAGAAGAGCTTGCTCGTCGCATGACGCTCCAGGGCGAGCCGTGCATCCTCTCTCGACATTCCGATGCCGTCGTCCGTGACCCGGATGCGCTCCCTTCCGCTCTTCTCGACGAGGATCCGGATTCTCGACGCGCCGGCATCGATGGAGTTCTCGACCAGCTCCTTGACGACCGAGGCCGGTCGCTCGACCACCTCGCCGGCAGCGATCTGATTGGCGAGGCCGTCGGGCATGCGCCGGATCCTCGCCATGGTCAGGAGGCGCGTTCGGTCGGCACGATCTCCGAGAGATCGGCGACCTCGGAAAAGAGCCGTTGCAAGCGTTTCAGAAGGGCGAGACGGTTCTCCCTGAGCTGCTGCTCCTCGGCCATGACGAGCACTTCGTCGAAGAAACGGTCCACCTCCGGCCTCAGCTTGGAGAGCTCGGCGAGCGCTTCTTCGTAACGGAGCGCGTCGAGGTGGGCTCGCGTTCGGGGACTGATTCCCTCGACGGCGAGGAACAGCTCTTTCTCGGCCTTCTCCGAGAGCAAGGATTCGTCTACCTCTCCCACGAGTCGATCCGACAGGATGTTCCCCACCCTCTTGAACGCGGTCGAAAGTGCGGCGAAATCCTCCGAGCCCCTCGAAGCGGCCAGGGCTTCGAGACGTTTTTCGACCTCTTGGACGGGCCGCTCGAGAACCCCAAGGGCAAAGACGGCGTTCACCTCGTCGTAGCGATAACGGCGAGCGAAGACGAAACGCAGCCGCTCGGCAAAGAAATCGGACAGGTTCGTTTCCGCTTCCCCGTCCACCTTGGCACTTTGTTCGCGTACGCCGATGAGTGCTTCACGAAGCAGCTCGGAAGGTGCCATCGCCACTTCGATCCCGACTCGATCCTGGCTTTCGAGCAGAATCCGGATCGCACCGAGTGCCGCCCGCCTCAATCCGAAAGGGTCGCTGGATCCACGGGGAACCACTCCCGCAGAGAAGAGCCCCGCCAGGGTGTCGAGCTTGTCGGCAAGGGCCACGACCGCACCCTCGCGGTTTAGCGGAAACAGGTCGTCGGTTGCGAGACCCAGCGGGCGGTAATGGGAATAGATGGCCTTCCACACGGCTTCCGGCTCACCCTGCTCTCGCGCATACAGCCCACCCACGATGCCTTGAAGCTCGGGGAACTCACCAACCATTCCGGTCGTTAGATCGCACTTCGCGAGCGTCGCCGCCCGGCGAACCGGCGACTCACGTGCACCGCAGCGCTCGGCGACGGAAAGAGAGAGTCGCGTCACCCGCTCGGTCTTGTCCCGGTAGCT
This genomic window from Vicinamibacteria bacterium contains:
- the mutL gene encoding DNA mismatch repair endonuclease MutL, with translation MPDGLANQIAAGEVVERPASVVKELVENSIDAGASRIRILVEKSGRERIRVTDDGIGMSREDARLALERHATSKLFSSEDLSNIASLGFRGEALPAIASVSSFTLRTREADAESGTELVVEDGRLVREVEMGLPPGTIVDVAGLFANVPARRKFLRSDATESSHIAAQVHSLAASYPDVQFRLDHGKRTVIDVPSVASRRERLYQIEGSWVESAVVVDEQVGSLSLSAWLAPPAESRGSSSRLHFFVNGRPVKDRILHHAVTEAYRRVSSRAGAPSVYLFIELPPDQVDVNVHPGKAEVRFVDQRFVHAAVCATLSNALGTQRRAPEAAIASPFHGSEGAEQRAPSANGLQMAEALFSSVSVSEDMPAFAELARLPPSPAAQFRSSYILAADGDDVWLIDQHAAHERILYEELVDRGPDRGQQLLLAPVSLELTPAERVTMEEELEALVSYGYEIEPFGGDGFLVRAVPACLSGIDPARLIREALSERERECRTATVREAQSRIAARIACHAAIKVNFPLAREKMDYLVRGLWRAREPTVCPHGRPTTLRIGREQIERNFGRI
- the glyS gene encoding glycine--tRNA ligase subunit beta; translated protein: KVDKELEALTLARRKVESYATTRRLVVHVPGIAEKQDDRKEQVIGPPLNRARDESGNWSMAALGFARKNGLAARRLATVQTSKGEYVGFERTIRGRKTKDLLPGIMSSVLRSLNFPKSMSWDATLPDGAPLPFGRPIRWMVAIYGDRVIPFEIRIAGAPPVKAGNKTRGHRFLAPRRAKPGVPFVVSSFAELKKDLLKHYVVLDAEQRAERLEKELTKLEKKAKARRAGGLDAKTVADMVEWPGAVLGHYPSELLALPEEVRHTVLIHHQHYFPLDGRASFIAVTNMASDLSGHIRRGAERVVLARLRDAKFFWEDDLEAGLEQRLPSLEGVLFHPKLGSYRDKTERVTRLSLSVAERCGARESPVRRAATLAKCDLTTGMVGEFPELQGIVGGLYAREQGEPEAVWKAIYSHYRPLGLATDDLFPLNREGAVVALADKLDTLAGLFSAGVVPRGSSDPFGLRRAALGAIRILLESQDRVGIEVAMAPSELLREALIGVREQSAKVDGEAETNLSDFFAERLRFVFARRYRYDEVNAVFALGVLERPVQEVEKRLEALAASRGSEDFAALSTAFKRVGNILSDRLVGEVDESLLSEKAEKELFLAVEGISPRTRAHLDALRYEEALAELSKLRPEVDRFFDEVLVMAEEQQLRENRLALLKRLQRLFSEVADLSEIVPTERAS